A region of the Methanobrevibacter olleyae genome:
TTTTTAATCCGTTAATGCTAAACTTTATATATCTTAAATTAGATAAATATTAAAGTATAATAATTATTTTACCTTATATTTCATTAGAATATTAAATTAAAATATTATTATTTTAGATGTATTAATAGAGGTTAAAACTTGTTTAAATTAGATGAAAATTTAATAGCTGAATTTAAAAAACCATTAGGTAAATTGTATGTTGAGTTTGAAGATGCAATTCCTATGATTAAAGAAGCTAATTTTTTAATCTCTGTTGGTGATCAAACTACTAAAAATCTTCTTGATAATGATTTAATTCCTGATTTAGGAATTATTGATAATCGTATTCAACGTGAAGATCATAATCATGATATTATTCCTACAGAAAACATTTTAGAAGCAGATAATCCTGCAGGCACTATTACTAAGAATCTATGGGAAACCATAGAATCAGCTATTTCTTTAACTTTAGATGATAATAAAAATCGTATTATTGTAGTTAAAGGGGAAGAAGATCTTGCAGTTCTTCCATGCTTATTAGTTGCACCTGAAGATGCAGTTATTTTATATGGTCAACCTAATGAAGGTTTGGTCTTTGTTAATGTTTCTGAAGGTAAAAGCAAAGCTACTAGATTAATGACCTATTTTAATGAAGAATAGTTATGGTTTTACTGATAGTTTTGTATTTATATTAGTTTAAATTTGTATTTTTTAATAATTTAAATTCAAACCCTAAAAAGAGGTTTTATGATGGATATTGAAATTTTTGAAAAGAAAGAAAACGTTTTATTTGATAGAACTGAAGTTAAATTTTACTGTTTATATGAAGGAGAACCAACTCCTAAAATTTTAGATGTTAAAAGTAAATTAATCACCTTACTTGACACTAAAAAAGAGTTAATCGTTGTAGATAATCTTCAGCCAGGATATGGTGAACCTAAAGCTGTAGGCTATGCAAAAGTATATGGTAGAGAATCATCTTTATTAGATGTAGAAAAACCAAGTATTATTGCTAAAAACAAAGAACAAGAAGCTCCTGCTGAAGAAGATGATGAAGCGGAAGAATAAATAGGATGATTTAGGAGGATATTAATATGACTGATAAAAAAGGCTTATATAGTGTAGATGGAGACAAAATCGTAAGAAAAAATCCTTTCTGTCCTCGTTGTTCTGAAGGTGTATTTATGGCTGACCATGGTGATAGATACGCTTGTGGTAAATGTGGATACACTGAAATGAAAACTAAAGAATAATTTTATTCTTTTCTTTTTACTTTTTTTATTTATTTTTAATTTAATAAGATATTTTTACTAATTTTCAAACTAATTTTCTATTTTAACTATTTTTAATTACTTAGCTATTCTTAATTATTTAACTATTTTTAATTACTTAGCTATTCTTAATTATTTTATAATGCATTGATTTACTATTTTTAACTATTTTAAGAATTTTTTTATTTTAATCCTATTTTTAGATATTTATATAAATTATTAAAACTAAACCTTAATAATATATAATAATCATATCTTATAAAAATTTAAAATGATAATGATTAACTCTTTAAAAATTATTTTATGAATTATTAAATTTACTTGAGTTGATATTTTGAAAATTAGAACTGGAAGACTTGAAAAAGAAATGACTGATGAAGCTACAGTATACACATCTTCATTAGAATTTGATAGATTTATTTTTGATGCTGATATTCAATGTAATTATGCTCATACTTCAATGCTTAAAGCACAAGGCATTATTGATGAAGATATTGCTGATAAAATCCTTGATGCTTTAGATAAACTAAATGATGAAGGGTTTGATGCTCTTGAATTTGACCATTCTGTTGAAGATGTTCACATGGCTGTTGAAAATTATGTAACTAAGCTTGTTGGTCCACAAGCAGGATTTATGCACACAGCTAAATCAAGAAATGATCAAGTTGCAACAGATATAAGGCTTCTTTTAAGGGATAGAATTAGAGAAATTCAAATAGGGATTTTAGAATTTATTGAAGGGATTTTAGAACTTGCAAAAGAACATAAAGAAACTGTGATGATTGGTTATACTCACTTACAACATGCTCAACCAATTACTTTAGCTCATCATTTAATGGCCTATGCACAATCTTTAAAAAGAGACTATCAAAGATTAGATGATACCTATAAAAGAGTTAATTTAAATCCACTTGGATCTGCAGCTATGGCAACTACAAGTTTTCCAATAGATAGAGAATTAACTACAGAATTATTAGGTTTTGATGATTATTTAGAAAACTCTATGGATGGAGTATCATCAAGAGACTTTATTGCTGAGGCGGTTTTTGATTTAACTGCTCTTTGTACTACTTTATCAAAAATCTGTGAAGAATTGGTTCTTTGGAGTACTTATGAGTTTGGAATTGTTACAATGGCTGATGAATACTCTTCTACCTCATCTATTATGCCTCAAAAGAAAAATCCGGATGTTGCAGAAGTAGCTCGTTCTAAATGTGCAATTGTTAATGGAGAGCTTGTAACTATTTTAACTATCTTAAAAGCTATTCCATATACTTATAATAGGGATTTACAAGAAATTACTCCACATTTATGGAATGCTTGTGATGTTAGCTATGATAGTTTGAAAATTACAAATCATATGCTTTTAACTGTTAAATTTAACACCGATAGATGCTTAGAATTAGCTGGAGCTAATTTTGCTACAGCTACTGATTTAGCAGATATTATTGTAAGGGAGAGAAAAATACCATTTAGAACAGCTCATAAAATCGTAGGAAGAATTGTAAATGAAGCAGTAGCAGAAGGTATTGATTCTAGTGAAATAAATGGCGAATATCTAGATGATGTAGCAGAAGAACTTGGATTTGAAAGATTAGGATTAGATGATGATTTGATTAATAAGGCTTTAAATCCAATTGAAAATGTGAAAATTAGAAATGTGCCAGGAGGACCTTCTCCAGAGATGGTTCAATTAGCTATTGACAATATGAACATATTTTTAGATGATGAATTTGAAAAACAAGGAATTTAAATTGTTTTCTATTCAATTTATTTTATTTTTTAAATAATTTTATAACTATTGTTAAATTCTGATGATAAACATTATTTTTTTAAACTTTCTGATGATGAGGATACTTAGTTTTTAGTGGTGAAAAGATGGTTTATGATGTAAATGCTCTTTTAAATCATATAAATAGAATTAGAAAAGAAATTGGGCATGAAGAAGTTCAAATTGAAATTAAGGAAGTTCTTTTTGATAGAGATACTAATGAGATGTGGATAATAACTAATGATAGACCAGATAAATCAGCTATTATTGGAAAAGGTGGATGGGTAGTTGGTAGATTAAGAGAAGAGTTAAATATTAATAGTATTCATGTTGAAAGTTATTCTGATTTCTTACAAAAAGAATATAGGATGAATCTTTCTTTAAGCAAATTAAATTCATTTGTTAAAAATAATGAATTAGATTATGATTCTTTTTTAGCATTAAATAATTTAATAGATATTTTAAAAATTAAATTAGAAAATTTATATTCCTTTAATTTTTATAAATACTTTAAAGATTTAGATGATAGCCCTTATAATTATTTTGAAGCAGAAAAACCAACAGCAGTTGTAGCATTATCTGGTGGGGTAGATAGTAGTTTTTCACTTATTTTAGCTAAAAAATTAGGCTTTAATCCAATAGCTGTTACAGTAGATCCTGGAACAATTGTAGTTCCAAAACAATTTAAATATAATATTGATAAATTAACTAAAGATTTAGATGTTAAACATGAATATATTGAGGTAGATTATGGGGAATTGATTTCTGAGTCACTTGCAGGAAGATTCCACCCTTGTGGTAGATGTTCAAAAATTATTGAAGAAACTGTATATAGTTATGCTATAGAAAATAATATTCCAATAGTTATTTTTGGAGATATGCTTGCTACTGGTAGCCAGTGTATAACAGAACAAATTTTTAATATTGATGAAATTGATGAAAATGAAAATAATGACATTATTGATGTAGATGGTGAGATAGAAAGGCATAAGATTATTAGGCTCAATTTACCTGCTTCACTATCCCTTTCAAAATTAGAAAATAAATCTTTAACTAGTCATTATAATTTAAACAAATTTAAAGGATTTGGATGTCCCTTTTTATATGAAGTTCATAATAAGTTTCCCCAT
Encoded here:
- a CDS encoding 30S ribosomal protein S27ae; the encoded protein is MTDKKGLYSVDGDKIVRKNPFCPRCSEGVFMADHGDRYACGKCGYTEMKTKE
- the argH gene encoding argininosuccinate lyase, producing MKIRTGRLEKEMTDEATVYTSSLEFDRFIFDADIQCNYAHTSMLKAQGIIDEDIADKILDALDKLNDEGFDALEFDHSVEDVHMAVENYVTKLVGPQAGFMHTAKSRNDQVATDIRLLLRDRIREIQIGILEFIEGILELAKEHKETVMIGYTHLQHAQPITLAHHLMAYAQSLKRDYQRLDDTYKRVNLNPLGSAAMATTSFPIDRELTTELLGFDDYLENSMDGVSSRDFIAEAVFDLTALCTTLSKICEELVLWSTYEFGIVTMADEYSSTSSIMPQKKNPDVAEVARSKCAIVNGELVTILTILKAIPYTYNRDLQEITPHLWNACDVSYDSLKITNHMLLTVKFNTDRCLELAGANFATATDLADIIVRERKIPFRTAHKIVGRIVNEAVAEGIDSSEINGEYLDDVAEELGFERLGLDDDLINKALNPIENVKIRNVPGGPSPEMVQLAIDNMNIFLDDEFEKQGI
- a CDS encoding 7-cyano-7-deazaguanine synthase — encoded protein: MVYDVNALLNHINRIRKEIGHEEVQIEIKEVLFDRDTNEMWIITNDRPDKSAIIGKGGWVVGRLREELNINSIHVESYSDFLQKEYRMNLSLSKLNSFVKNNELDYDSFLALNNLIDILKIKLENLYSFNFYKYFKDLDDSPYNYFEAEKPTAVVALSGGVDSSFSLILAKKLGFNPIAVTVDPGTIVVPKQFKYNIDKLTKDLDVKHEYIEVDYGELISESLAGRFHPCGRCSKIIEETVYSYAIENNIPIVIFGDMLATGSQCITEQIFNIDEIDENENNDIIDVDGEIERHKIIRLNLPASLSLSKLENKSLTSHYNLNKFKGFGCPFLYEVHNKFPHMKKYSIQRILRETRSGVLEPGEALDLIWSFF
- a CDS encoding GTP-dependent dephospho-CoA kinase family protein, producing the protein MFKLDENLIAEFKKPLGKLYVEFEDAIPMIKEANFLISVGDQTTKNLLDNDLIPDLGIIDNRIQREDHNHDIIPTENILEADNPAGTITKNLWETIESAISLTLDDNKNRIIVVKGEEDLAVLPCLLVAPEDAVILYGQPNEGLVFVNVSEGKSKATRLMTYFNEE
- a CDS encoding 30S ribosomal protein S24e yields the protein MDIEIFEKKENVLFDRTEVKFYCLYEGEPTPKILDVKSKLITLLDTKKELIVVDNLQPGYGEPKAVGYAKVYGRESSLLDVEKPSIIAKNKEQEAPAEEDDEAEE